The sequence below is a genomic window from Nostoc flagelliforme CCNUN1.
GGTAAAAGCGTACAAATCTACGTCCCTACAGTCAATTCATCTGTTACAAAGATTTTTGGAAGCGATCGCATTGCTATCCAGAATTTTAACTCGGTAGCCTGTTATAAAATCGTGTAGCGTGGCGTTCAGGTGTCGAATTATAGCTTACAAAATACTTGTAATTTCTGTTACTAACTGTCAATTTATAGTCAATTTGATTATAGAACCCATTTGATATCTTTGAAGGTGCAGCAAGCCTCTTAACCATCAACCGAATCAAACAAAGATTAACCTTGGCAGTCGCATTAGCTAAAGTTCTCTCAAAGTTTTTGACGAGGATTTTGCATCTTTCCATCCAAGCATTTGACCGCTCAATGACCCACCTCGCTGCAACCGGAACAAACCCAGATTTACCTTAGTCTTTCTTTTCTTGTTTCGATGGTTTTGCCGAAAGTTCAAACCTGATTTTCGTCATTATTTGGGGATAAACTTTTTCTAACTCCTCCCTCAAATACTCAGTGTGATAACCGTGGTCTAGGAGAATGGTGATTTTGGGAGTATTGACGGGCTTCGACTGGAAATAACCGATGTTTTTAGTCAACATCTCAATCAAACCCTTATCATCAGATAGATTTGCTTTGGTGCAATGAGTAAAGAACGGAAATCCCAGGGTATCAACGGCTAGATGCCTCTTGATCCCATTCGTCGAGAAAGTAGAAACAATATCCTTTCGATTCAACACTAGCATTACAAGTGTTTTTCACCGCTTGGGAGTCAATTATGATCAACGTCGTCCATTTGGGTTTTTTTTTACTTGCTCACGTACTTGAGAATGTAAGATACCCATTAGTTTGTCGATCGCTCCTTGGGCCCGCCACTGCTTGTAATGCCAATATACGGTTGAGTAGGGGGGCAAGTCCTTGGGCAAGTCTTCCCAATTACAGCCATTCTTCAGTTGATAGAAGATGCCATCCAAGAGTTCTCTTTTTGTCCAATTGGAGGGTCTGGTCTGCTTCTTAGGCGGCAATATCTGAGGTAGTAGAGGTTCAAGGATTTCCCACTCTTGGTCTGTTAGGCTACTAGAGTACGGCATAACTGCTGGATACGGCTTTTGCGGTAACTGTACTTCAAGATAGTAAAAGATGTCAAATGGGTTCTATAAGGCTGGTTCTATAGTAATTATTGGTTTTTAAGAGGAGCAAGGTCTTGCTCCCCTTAATATTTAGACAATAGTGAAATTAGCGGCAGTCAGTGTTGTGGTACTAATGCCAGTCAGCGTTGCCAAGATTTCATCAGTAGCAGTCACTATGATGTTATTACCAGTGAAACTTAGTTTATTGAAGGTCAGACCACCAGACAAGCCAATCAAATCGTTGCCCTTGCAGAAGTCGGTAATAATATCAGTACCTTCTCCATCAGTGAAGACAAATTTATCCTTGCCATTACCACCTGTGAGGATATCGCTACCAATACCACCGCACAAGAGGTCGTTACCATTGCCGCCATTGAGGGTGTCTTTGCCATTACCACCGTAAAGGTTGTCTTTGCCATTGCCGCCATTGAGGGTGTCTTTGCCAGGAGTGCCGTGGAGGACATCATTGCCGTTGCCACCAAGTAGGCGATCGCCCACTTGGATAGTAACTTTAGCAGTGCTGGTGAGTTGGCGATCGGTGATTGTGTAGTTGAAACTGGCCGCACCACTAAACCCGCTATTTGGGGTAAACACAATAAAATCATCTGCCGAGTTGCTGGGAGTGCCGTTATTTTTCAGCACCGCAGTACCGTTAGTTGTATCACTGATATCAGTGATGCTGAGGTTGGTGCTATCGATGTCAGTATCGTTAGCCAGCAGGGTATTAGCTTGAATGTTCACAGCAGTATTTTTGGCAGCGGTAACAGTATCATTGACGGCAACGGGTGCGTCATTGACTGGCTTAACGTTCAAGTTAAAAGTAGCAGTAATGTTGCCGCCATTACCGTCAATGACAGTGTAGGTAAAGCTATCAGCGCCGTTGTAATTGGGCTTGGGTGTATAAATAAAGTAGTCGTCGCTGGCATCCCCTAGAGTACCGATGTCGTTTAAAGTCAGTGTGCCGTTGGCAGGATTGGTAAAATTACTAATGCTTAAGATATCGCCATCAACGTCTGTATATCTGCTTAAAATGGTGCTGGCAAGTATATTAACAGGAGTATCTTCGTCAGTTATAGTCGTAGTCCTAAAGCCAAAGATGACATAGCTCTCCCCAGCAGCAGCATTGCCGTTGGGAGTAGCAAAACGTGCCCCGATAATTAGGTCGTCAAAGCCGTCACCGTTGAAGTCTCCGGCACTGCTAACGGAGCCGCCTGATTGTTCATCAGCAGCAATGCCGTTGATCGCAAAGCCGTTGTTACTGTCCAGGGATGAGAGGTTGAGGCTAGCTCCAAAGCCACTGCTCTTTCCAAATACTACGTAGCTCTCCCCAGCACTTTCCTTACCGTTGGGGTCAGCACCTCTTGCCCCGATAATCAGGTCATCGAAGCCGTCACCGTTGAAGTCTCCCGCACTGCTAACGGAGATTCCTGATTGGTCATAAATATTAATGCCATTAAGTACAAAGCCGTTGCTGCCATCCAGGGATGAAAGGTTGAGGCTAGCTCCAAAGCTACTGCTCTTGCCAAACACTACGTAGCTCTCCCCAGCAGCATCATTGCCGTTGGGGTCGGCACGTAATGCCCCGATAATCAGGTCATCGAAGCCGTCGCCGTTGAAGTCTCCGGCACTGCTAACAGAGATGCCTGAGAAGTCACCCTCGTTAATGCCGTTGATCACAAAGCCGTTACTGCCGTCCAGAGATGAGAGGTTGAGGCTAGGGCGTGTTTTCAAACTCGTTATATCCTAGAAAAAAGGCGATCGCTGTATAGTCATGATCAACCGAGGGGACTTAAGTAACGAGCAATGGGAGAGGTTAAAATCGTTACTACCATCAGAAAAACCACGAACAGGTAAGCCGAATCACGACCACCGTAGGGTTGTGAATGGCATCCTCTGGATACTGAGAACAGGGGCACCGTGGCGAGACCTCCCAGAACGTTATGGAAAGTGGCAGAGTGTGGCCACAAGGT
It includes:
- a CDS encoding transposase, with protein sequence MLNRKDIVSTFSTNGIKRHLAVDTLGFPFFTHCTKANLSDDKGLIEMLTKNIGYFQSKPVNTPKITILLDHGYHTEYLREELEKVYPQIMTKIRFELSAKPSKQEKKD
- a CDS encoding transposase; protein product: MPYSSSLTDQEWEILEPLLPQILPPKKQTRPSNWTKRELLDGIFYQLKNGCNWEDLPKDLPPYSTVYWHYKQWRAQGAIDKLMGILHSQVREQVKKNPNGRR
- a CDS encoding tandem-95 repeat protein, whose product is MKTRPSLNLSSLDGSNGFVINGINEGDFSGISVSSAGDFNGDGFDDLIIGALRADPNGNDAAGESYVVFGKSSSFGASLNLSSLDGSNGFVLNGINIYDQSGISVSSAGDFNGDGFDDLIIGARGADPNGKESAGESYVVFGKSSGFGASLNLSSLDSNNGFAINGIAADEQSGGSVSSAGDFNGDGFDDLIIGARFATPNGNAAAGESYVIFGFRTTTITDEDTPVNILASTILSRYTDVDGDILSISNFTNPANGTLTLNDIGTLGDASDDYFIYTPKPNYNGADSFTYTVIDGNGGNITATFNLNVKPVNDAPVAVNDTVTAAKNTAVNIQANTLLANDTDIDSTNLSITDISDTTNGTAVLKNNGTPSNSADDFIVFTPNSGFSGAASFNYTITDRQLTSTAKVTIQVGDRLLGGNGNDVLHGTPGKDTLNGGNGKDNLYGGNGKDTLNGGNGNDLLCGGIGSDILTGGNGKDKFVFTDGEGTDIITDFCKGNDLIGLSGGLTFNKLSFTGNNIIVTATDEILATLTGISTTTLTAANFTIV